In Oryzias melastigma strain HK-1 linkage group LG10, ASM292280v2, whole genome shotgun sequence, the genomic window CAACGATGTTTAGTTAACCTAGATTTCACTTACAAGATGTCAACTTTTATGATTTGTACTTTTATGATTTGGTTTGACCTCACAACTATTCAATGTAACAAACCTGTGAGCCCATTTGCAGTTATcagatcaaacattttaaccTCTCCACATGTTAGATGAACACACATGTGCTTTgaagatggaaaacaaaactcTCCACTGTGTGAGACAAAAtttctctgcagctttttaaacTCAGGAACAAAGTGAGAATTCAAACTGTTCCTGCACCCAAGAATGCACCAAAAGGGATGTAGCTCAACCACCACCATGCATTTTCATgaaagacaaatatatataaagatggGAATCTCTTCAGGCAGGATGCGTGAAGACAGCTGCAGAGAACAATGATGATGAGACTCAGATTGTACATCCCCTCATAGTTTTTCCATGGAGGAGACAGCTTCTGGAGAGGACAACTGTGAGCATGGAGGCTGACGAGGGCCAAAATATGAGACTGAGAAAGAAGATAAGTGGCCTGGAACTGAGAGGGTTAATTTGTCTGTATTTTGAGAACCAAAGCTAATTGAACATTCTATTTGTTCACTTGGAGGTAttgtcttattttaagaaaggtCATGACACTTGAAgcatttacatttctgaaataaaataaaaaaaaaaaaaataaatgttgatggGCAAACTGATGCGTCATCTATTTTAGATCTTCCATCCgtattgttctgtttttcctcaCCTGGACAAGTTCATTTCTGCAAGTACACATtttaggggcggggctactcctCAGTGTCATTCCTCTGGTCAGAGTTTCATCTTTCGGTTACACCCACGTCCTCCTGGGGAGTTGCAGGAGTCCACCACAGCTGCCTGCGATTGAAAGCAGGTACAGCTGGACCGGTTCTGAGCGCTCAAGCACACACACAGCGGGTCTTCACAgatgaaagtttttatttcacacGACAAGAATGAGGGACACCCCCTTACCCCCACCGGTACAGgcaaacaaatctgtttatgaCCAAAACGGGACAGAACCGCCCACACAAGCTCCAACACTGAGATGGCTCCCTAAAGATCATCTGACTGCAAACACTGAACAGAAGAGAAAGTGAGACACGACGCCGCTGAAGACACGCCCTCTTTGGCTCAGAAGCAAcagaaaagcaacagaaaataCTGAAGTCTGGTTTTCCATAAACAGGAGGTGAAGTGTCTGAGGTTTTCTACATTCAGCTTTATCTTCACGAATCTGTGAAAGTGAGGAGCGGCaaagacagaaccagaaccactgAAGGATCAGACTCAAACTCCCACGTCCGTCTGAACCACCAGAGAAAGCTTCACAGTTGAAAGACTCAGCTGGTCTGCTGAGGTAAACACTGAGGGGGGTGTGGTGGGTGAGGTagcagaggagctgcagctttaagatttcacaataaaaagcGATTCACAGCAAGAAacgccccccccctccccccacttAAAGAGGGTAACACTGCGACGAGGGGCTCCATTGAGGAGGAACAGAGTCGAGAGGGAGGAAAACTGCGATGAAGGCTCATCTTCTTCATCACCACAGAAGACTGGAAGGACCTCCGGAGGGGGCAGGGGGAGGGAAATGCATGTCCTCTTCTTTCACTGCGATGAAAGGAAACATGTGTTGAGTGTTGCCCCGCATCCACATGTGAGTATCTGACACTGAATGACAGAGTCCTGATCTTTCCAATACCTGTTCACTCCATCTGCACCTTAAGGACACGTCTCCTATGCTGAGCAGCAGAGGGACAGTTACACTCACGTCTCTGCAGCAACTGTGGGCCTAAAGAGTCAGATTTACCTCAGAAGGGGGGGTCCGCTCTTCCTCTGGATCTGGAATCACCCGTCCAGTCATGGGTCCGACCcccagcactttgggccttttCTCTTCCTTTGGTGTTCCCTCCAGAACAACTACAATGTACTCCTTGCTGCCACCTGGGCTCTGCACGGGTTCTGGGGAGGCAACTGTTCCAGCTTCTTCCACAACTGCAGTGGAGACTTTTTCCTCTATCAAAGCTGTTGGCACTTCCTGTTCCGCTACGGCCACTTCCTGTTCCACCACTgccacttcctgctccactaCTGCCAGAGTTTCTTCAGCAGCTTCTTCCAAATTATTCTCTGGTGCAACATTTGCTGCTGTAACCTCTTCTGTTGCAACAAATTCTGTTGCAACATCTGCTGCTGTAACCTCTTCTGTTGCAACAAATTCTGTTGCAACATCTGCTGCTGTAACCTCTTGTGTTGTAGCAGCTTCTGCAGCTGTAACCTCTTCTGGTGCAACATCTGCTGCTGTGACCTCTTCTGTTGCAGCAACTTCTGTTGCAACAACTTCTGGTGCAACATCTGCTGCTGTGACCTCTTCTGTTGCAGCAACTTCTGGTGCAACATCTGCAGCTGTAACCTCTTCTGTTGCAGCAACTTCTGGTGCAACATCTGCAGCTGTAACCTCTTCTGTTGCAGCAACTTCTGGTGCAACATCAGCAGCTGTAACCTCTTTTGGTGCAACATCTGCTGCTGTGACCTCTTCTGGTGAGGCAACTTCTGTTGCAACAACTTCTGGTGCAACATCTGCTGCTGTGACCTCTTCTGTTGCAGCAACTTCTGGTGCCACATGTGCAGCTGTAACCTCTTCTGTTGCAGCAGCTTCTGGTGCAACATCTGCTGCTGTAACCTCTTCTGTTGCAGCAACTTCTGGTGCAACATCGGCTGCTGTAACCTCTTCTGTTGCAGCAACTTCTGGTGCAACATCGGCTGCTGTAACCTCTTCTGTTGCAACTTCTGGTGCGACATTTGCAGCTGTAACCTCTTCTGGTGCAGCAAATTCTGGTGCAATATCTTCTGGTGCAACATCTTTTGGAGAAACATCTACTGGTGGAACATTTATGGGTTCTGGTACAACATCTTCTGGTGTGGCATCTGTTGGAGTGACATCTGTTGGAGTGACATCTGTTGGAGTGCTATCTGTTGGAGTGCCATCTTCTGGTGGAACCATTATGGGTTCTGGTACAACACTTTCTGATGAAACacttgtttctgcagagagaaCCTCTGCTGGTTCAAGTGGAGCTTTGTCCTCAGGTGGTAGTTCCTCAGCTGGAGGTGAAGGCTCCTCTTTTAGGACTTCGGCAGCAGGAGCAGATTCACCACTCCCTTCTGACACCTTCAGGACCTCTAGGGTGGAGGCAGCTGCCAGCACTGCAACAGAAAATCCAGCCATCCAAACGTCACTAGGGCTCAGAAggtatttttccacatttagaTCACAGGCTGAGGAGCTTAGGTCCAGCTTCTTTTATCTGTGCACATGCAGAGGACACATAGAAACCTGATGGAAACTTGACTGTGGGTTTCTGAAACCAGAACCGTAAGGGGGGGGGCAGAAAACCAGGGACAAACCCCCCACCTGTACAGAAAAATGAACCAGAAATCACCTATGCTCGCACGAGTGTAGGGGAGGATAAACACCAACTCAAAGACAGCAAAAGATCCTTCAAGTTtgacaaaactttattgttcagtTAACGTTCACAGTTCTGGCTGTTCAGTTTGGTTTCTCTGAATCACAGCAGCAGCTAGTTTCTGGTCCAGGGGCACGTGGGGGCGGGGCGGGGCGGGGCAGAAGCTTCAACGACATAGAGGGCAGCTTCAAACCAGTGTATTAGAGGGGAGGGGTACGTTTCTGCTCTGATCCCAGGTGAGGATGAACGTCAAGAGCAGAGGAACGCTCATGCGTGACGGTCATGCTTATGTCACCAGAACCCCCCCAGACTGTCACAGAGAGGAAGATCATTGTAGGACGGGCAGTTTCGCAAGCTGCTTCATCTTAGATTTGATaattaaaattagaaaacagACTAAGGGAGGGGGGGTAAGCTGAAAGAGACCAGGGGGGCTTGTGCGTGCATGTCTTCTGTAGTGAGAGTTCAGGCCTCGGAGGCAGCAGCCTCTTCCTCAGAGGAAGACGTCGTACCGTTGCTCTCGGGCTCCTCGGCAGGGTGAGGCGGCTCCGCGACGGCCCGAGCCGCTTCCTCCACGGCTTCGGCGACCTGAGCAACTTCCTCTGCGACCGCCTCCACCTCCTGCGCCGCCTCCGCCACCTCCTCAGCCGCTTCAGCGACCACCTCGGCGACCTCCTCCACGATGGTTTCTGCCTCCACCTCAGCCGTCATCTCTTCCCCGGCTCCGGCTTCCTCTGGAGGGCAGAGGAAGAGTCGGGCGTCACATAACTCGTCTgttcatactttaaaacatctgcttaaagacccactctgatgaaactGGAGTCATTTTTCTAAGAGTGAAGGATTGGATTGAATTGAATAATCGaacgaataaaaaaaagacagaatcaaattgatccaggctcttgtgaatcgaatcgtttctggaaatgtataatcgatacccagccttACCAACTTCACTTAAAGCGActgtttggaagcattttggctATCATAGTGTCAATTTGATAAAAGTCACATGGTGTGTAAGTTATGTCACACCAAAGTTAAATATGTAGGGAATACAACAAATTTGTGAAATCACAACAATGTGCGGCTAGCTAGAcactatttatttagtttgacaGGAGTTAAAGTGTTTTCTTAAACCTGGTCTAATgataacattattttatttaaggttgttgcattcaggattttttttttttttgtcttttgacgttgtgaaagatttttgattatcaaatgaaatatttttcatgtcaaagtttttatgttgtcaataaaagttaaacaagtaaCTGATCTCATCTTTACTTAgaaatgcactttggtggagaaaagtcaGTCATATTGCTCTAGTGCAGGGCCTGCAACCTTTACAGTAAAACAGCCATTTGGGCCGTTTGGTACTAATCAAAACCTTATAGGAACTGCAAAGCCTTTTTACCTTTTAAGGAAAATTTGATACTTTGCATCattacattgttgtttttttttaaatgataaatatgaattatatttatttttaggctcaaataaatgcataaatattaagataaactaAAATTTTCTCAGtctaaagttgttgtttttttacttttgacagaagctcatataactttctttcaaaataaaagacttcctgttccaaacaggaagattCAAGTGAAGCAAATGTATACTACAcgagacaaaaatgacattttctcttgttatactttatgtttactttggtgagccgtcatcctttttcctacttactactgctgttaactggagcataaacatgaaacatgattggttaatgaTCCAGTAGAAGAAGGATATGAAGAATATACAAATCTGTATATTTTAGCCCCTCCCCTCGTAACAACTACTAACTATTGttatgcagcataagataaatGTACTTTATggtcataaaataaactcaggaatcagaaaaaataaaactttttaccaaagtatAACCTAGTATTTGTAATCTGAGTATTCTGGAGTAAATGCGGAGCAAAAAAGACCTAATGAGGTCAGCAGGGATATAAAAACCATTACAGGTTCTAGGTTCACCTTAGCCATAAAATGtactaaaatgaataaaatcaatgCTAAGTTAATAacccttacttttaaaattactattattttctttagccatagagccaccatggagaggtaaaacagccacatgtggctccggagccgcaggttccAGACCTCTGATCTAGTGTCTTCTTCCTGAACCGTAATCAAATCGAATCATGAGGTGCCTCAAGATTCCCACCTCTACTGAGAACGCcttaacaatagatcaaaagatgatcggagtgggactttaaacctttatatatatatccacTATACATCTACAAATCCTGTTATGACTTGCTAAAGTCATCCACCCAGAAAAAAGAAGTGCCTGGAGTCATGAGCTTTAGTGCCCCCCAGGCCTTAAAATGAGGGTAAAAACATGCACAGATGAAGTCCTTTCCCTCCGTCGTAACAGACATGCAGTAGTGCACAAGCAGACTGAGCAGAACTATGATCCAGAATCAAGGAGAAGAAAGGATCCCGCCTGACTGCGATCCTGAAGGATCAGGACTGGGATCAGTCTGCTCTTCATCTGcgcatgtttttgtcctgagAGGATGTTTGTGATGTTCAGGTAGATCCTCAAGGGTTCTCCAGCGTTCAGACTCTAAGTAGAAACATGCAGGAGCACAGGCGGCATGCAGGAGATAGGGAGGGGGGCAGGTAGAAGGGGGGGGTCAAGTGAAGTTCTTACCATCTAGTTAGCAAGAGACAGATTAGGAGCTGGGAAAGAGTGAAACAACCGGGGAGACAGATGGCACCTGGGGGAGCAGGTGAGGGAGCCCCCCCACTTAGATGTTTCACAGAAACGAACTGCAGACCAGTGATGGAGTCCAAACTTTAGCAAGGAGTTTGAGTGAACGTCAGACCAAAGACAGCGTCCTTTAGGGAAACGCCcacagggaggggaagaggggagggggtgaggggtggggggtgtagCTAAGTGTGAGTGTCACGCTGGAAAGAGCAAAGACACACAGAGTTAGAGGAAGGAGCAGCAACTTGGTAAGATGAGTCTGTTCACAGGTGAAGAGTACGTCttctggggggtgggggtcagTGAGGGAAGCTCCAGCAGATTAACATGAAGGTCTTGGACCACTGCAGGTGGAGCCTGAACATCAGCTCAACATTTCTACATGACCCTAAAGGAGGGAAGTATCTAtgaagtagggctgccacgattactcgactattaaaatagtcgatgagtCGTTACTTTATCGATTGTGATCGTTGTCGTTAtgagtcagaatgtagtaagATGGGaagtttggactattttggcatttattaaggtttttttggctattttggagcttagctaatatttcagctacatgctagctgttttggctaatttaggattttatccgtttttatggctaatttggagtttagctcatatttctgctgcatgatagctattttggcaaatttatgatatttttgttttttgaggttatttttgagcttagctaataattcagccgcatgctagtttttcaaaaaattttacaattttttcagttctttaggctaattaagacttttattaatatttcacctgcattttggctgattttggattttttttgttttgtttttttagagtaatttggagtttagctaatatttcagctgtatgttagctgttttggctaacttagacttttttccagttttttagcctaattgggcatttaatattttagctggctatcagcttcagtgttttttttagctatttgaTTCAGTGCTTTCAGgtatcaacttcaacgttttcagctatcaatttcagcatcttcag contains:
- the si:ch211-235e9.8 gene encoding fibrous sheath CABYR-binding protein isoform X4 yields the protein MFTCRAAWQRSGSAARRAAFTLRRDVVPRRSMSSVPGGSGENIVYSVLCGGALVGALSYAYSTVNSDHNRFNSRLEDIRSRPKAEWVAKPWPPKSKDEDEEEAGAGEEMTAEVEAETIVEEVAEVVAEAAEEVAEAAQEVEAVAEEVAQVAEAVEEAARAVAEPPHPAEEPESNVLAAASTLEVLKVSEGSGESAPAAEVLKEEPSPPAEELPPEDKAPLEPAEVLSAETSVSSESVVPEPIMVPPEDGTPTDSTPTDVTPTDVTPTDATPEDVVPEPINVPPVDVSPKDVAPEDIAPEFAAPEEVTAANVAPEVATEEVTAADVAPEVAATEEVTAADVAPEVAATEEVTAADVAPEAAATEEVTAAHVAPEVAATEEVTAADVAPEVVATEVASPEEVTAADVAPKEVTAADVAPEVAATEEVTAADVAPEVAATEEVTAADVAPEVAATEEVTAADVAPEVVATEVAATEEVTAADVAPEEVTAAEAATTQEVTAADVATEFVATEEVTAANVAPENNLEEAAEETLAVVEQEVAVVEQEVAVAEQEVPTALIEEKVSTAVVEEAGTVASPEPVQSPGGSKEYIVVVLEGTPKEEKRPKVLGVGPMTGRVIPDPEEERTPPSEHRRRVLKVQME
- the si:ch211-235e9.8 gene encoding fibrous sheath CABYR-binding protein isoform X8 is translated as MTAEVEAETIVEEVAEVVAEAAEEVAEAAQEVEAVAEEVAQVAEAVEEAARAVAEPPHPAEEPESNVLAAASTLEVLKVSEGSGESAPAAEVLKEEPSPPAEELPPEDKAPLEPAEVLSAETSVSSESVVPEPIMVPPEDGTPTDSTPTDVTPTDVTPTDATPEDVVPEPINVPPVDVSPKDVAPEDIAPEFAAPEEVTAANVAPEVATEEVTAADVAPEVAATEEVTAADVAPEVAATEEVTAADVAPEAAATEEVTAAHVAPEVAATEEVTAADVAPEVVATEVASPEEVTAADVAPKEVTAADVAPEVAATEEVTAADVAPEVAATEEVTAADVAPEVAATEEVTAADVAPEVVATEVAATEEVTAADVAPEEVTAAEAATTQEVTAADVATEFVATEEVTAADVATEFVATEEVTAANVAPENNLEEAAEETLAVVEQEVAVVEQEVAVAEQEVPTALIEEKVSTAVVEEAGTVASPEPVQSPGGSKEYIVVVLEGTPKEEKRPKVLGVGPMTGRVIPDPEEERTPPSEHRRRVLKVQME
- the si:ch211-235e9.8 gene encoding fibrous sheath CABYR-binding protein isoform X2, translating into MFTCRAAWQRSGSAARRAAFTLRRDVVPRRSMSSVPGGSGENIVYSVLCGGALVGALSYAYSTVNSDHNRFNSRLEDIRSRPKAEWVAKPWPPKSKDEDEEEAGAGEEMTAEVEAETIVEEVAEVVAEAAEEVAEAAQEVEAVAEEVAQVAEAVEEAARAVAEPPHPAEEPESNVLAAASTLEVLKVSEGSGESAPAAEVLKEEPSPPAEELPPEDKAPLEPAEVLSAETSVSSESVVPEPIMVPPEDGTPTDSTPTDVTPTDVTPTDATPEDVVPEPINVPPVDVSPKDVAPEDIAPEFAAPEEVTAANVAPEVATEEVTAADVAPEVAATEEVTAADVAPEVAATEEVTAADVAPEAAATEEVTAAHVAPEVAATEEVTAADVAPEVVATEVASPEEVTAADVAPKEVTAADVAPEVAATEEVTAADVAPEVAATEEVTAADVAPEVAATEEVTAADVAPEVVATEVAATEEVTAADVAPEEVTAAEAATTQEVTAADVATEFVATEEVTAADVATEFVATEEVTAANVAPENNLEEAAEETLAVVEQEVAVVEQEVAVAEQEVPTALIEEKVSTAVVEEAGTVASPEPVQSPGGSKEYIVVVLEGTPKEEKRPKVLGVGPMTGRVIPDPEEERTPPSEETCP
- the si:ch211-235e9.8 gene encoding fibrous sheath CABYR-binding protein isoform X5, with the translated sequence MFTCRAAWQRSGSAARRAAFTLRRDVVPRRSMSSVPGGSGENIVYSVLCGGALVGALSYAYSTVNSDHNRFNSRLEDIRSRPKAEWVAKPWPPKSKDEDEEEAGAGEEMTAEVEAETIVEEVAEVVAEAAEEVAEAAQEVEAVAEEVAQVAEAVEEAARAVAEPPHPAEEPESNVLAAASTLEVLKVSEGSGESAPAAEVLKEEPSPPAEELPPEDKAPLEPAEVLSAETSVSSESVVPEPIMVPPEDGTPTDSTPTDVTPTDVTPTDATPEDVVPEPINVPPVDVSPKDVAPEDIAPEFAAPEEVTAANVAPEVATEEVTAADVAPEVAATEEVTAADVAPEVAATEEVTAADVAPEAAATEEVTAAHVAPEVAATEEVTAADVAPEVVATEVAATEEVTAADVAPEVAATEEVTAADVAPEVAATEEVTAADVAPEVVATEVAATEEVTAADVAPEEVTAAEAATTQEVTAADVATEFVATEEVTAADVATEFVATEEVTAANVAPENNLEEAAEETLAVVEQEVAVVEQEVAVAEQEVPTALIEEKVSTAVVEEAGTVASPEPVQSPGGSKEYIVVVLEGTPKEEKRPKVLGVGPMTGRVIPDPEEERTPPSEHRRRVLKVQME
- the si:ch211-235e9.8 gene encoding fibrous sheath CABYR-binding protein isoform X6, which encodes MFTCRAAWQRSGSAARRAAFTLRRDVVPRRSMSSVPGGSGENIVYSVLCGGALVGALSYAYSTVNSDHNRFNSRLEDIRSRPKAEWVAKPWPPKSKDEDEEEAGAGEEMTAEVEAETIVEEVAEVVAEAAEEVAEAAQEVEAVAEEVAQVAEAVEEAARAVAEPPHPAEEPESNVLAAASTLEVLKVSEGSGESAPAAEVLKEEPSPPAEELPPEDKAPLEPAEVLSAETSVSSESVVPEPIMVPPEDGTPTDSTPTDVTPTDVTPTDATPEDVVPEPINVPPVDVSPKDVAPEDIAPEFAAPEEVTAANVAPEVATEEVTAADVAPEVAATEEVTAADVAPEVAATEEVTAADVAPEAAATEEVTAAHVAPEVAATEEVTAADVAPEVVATEVASPEEVTAADVAPKEVTAADVAPEVAATEEVTAADVAPEVAATEEVTAADVAPEVAATEEVTAADVAPEVVATEVAATEEVTAADVAPEEVTAAEAATTQEVTAANVAPENNLEEAAEETLAVVEQEVAVVEQEVAVAEQEVPTALIEEKVSTAVVEEAGTVASPEPVQSPGGSKEYIVVVLEGTPKEEKRPKVLGVGPMTGRVIPDPEEERTPPSEHRRRVLKVQME
- the si:ch211-235e9.8 gene encoding fibrous sheath CABYR-binding protein isoform X7, with amino-acid sequence MFTCRAAWQRSGSAARRAAFTLRRDVVPRRSMSSVPGGSGENIVYSVLCGGALVGALSYAYSTVNSDHNRFNSRLEDIRSRPKAEWVAKPWPPKSKDEDEEEAGAGEEMTAEVEAETIVEEVAEVVAEAAEEVAEAAQEVEAVAEEVAQVAEAVEEAARAVAEPPHPAEEPESNVLAAASTLEVLKVSEGSGESAPAAEVLKEEPSPPAEELPPEDKAPLEPAEVLSAETSVSSESVVPEPIMVPPEDGTPTDSTPTDVTPTDVTPTDATPEDVVPEPINVPPVDVSPKDVAPEDIAPEFAAPEEVTAANVAPEVATEEVTAADVAPEVAATEEVTAADVAPEVAATEEVTAADVAPEAAATEEVTAAHVAPEVAATEEVTAADVAPEVVATEVASPEEVTAADVAPKEVTAADVAPEVAATEEVTAADVAPEVAATEEVTAADVAPEVAATEEVTAADVAPEVVATEVAATEEVTAADVAPEEVTAANVAPENNLEEAAEETLAVVEQEVAVVEQEVAVAEQEVPTALIEEKVSTAVVEEAGTVASPEPVQSPGGSKEYIVVVLEGTPKEEKRPKVLGVGPMTGRVIPDPEEERTPPSEHRRRVLKVQME
- the si:ch211-235e9.8 gene encoding fibrous sheath CABYR-binding protein isoform X3; amino-acid sequence: MFTCRAAWQRSGSAARRAAFTLRRDVVPRRSMSSVPGGSGENIVYSVLCGGALVGALSYAYSTVNSDHNRFNSRLEDIRSRPKAEWVAKPWPPKSKDEDEEEAGAGEEMTAEVEAETIVEEVAEVVAEAAEEVAEAAQEVEAVAEEVAQVAEAVEEAARAVAEPPHPAEEPESNVLAAASTLEVLKVSEGSGESAPAAEVLKEEPSPPAEELPPEDKAPLEPAEVLSAETSVSSESVVPEPIMVPPEDGTPTDSTPTDVTPTDVTPTDATPEDVVPEPINVPPVDVSPKDVAPEDIAPEFAAPEEVTAANVAPEVATEEVTAADVAPEVAATEEVTAADVAPEVAATEEVTAADVAPEAAATEEVTAAHVAPEVAATEEVTAADVAPEVVATEVASPEEVTAADVAPKEVTAADVAPEVAATEEVTAADVAPEVAATEEVTAADVAPEVAATEEVTAADVAPEVVATEVAATEEVTAADVAPEEVTAAEAATTQEVTAADVATEFVATEEVTAADVATEFVATEEVTAANVAPENNLEEAAEETLAVVEQEVAVVEQEVAVAEQEVPTALIEEKVSTAVVEEAGTVASPEPVQSPGGSKEYIVVVLEGTPKEEKRPKVLGVGPMTGRVIPDPEEERTPPSE
- the si:ch211-235e9.8 gene encoding fibrous sheath CABYR-binding protein isoform X1 — its product is MFTCRAAWQRSGSAARRAAFTLRRDVVPRRSMSSVPGGSGENIVYSVLCGGALVGALSYAYSTVNSDHNRFNSRLEDIRSRPKAEWVAKPWPPKSKDEDEEEAGAGEEMTAEVEAETIVEEVAEVVAEAAEEVAEAAQEVEAVAEEVAQVAEAVEEAARAVAEPPHPAEEPESNVLAAASTLEVLKVSEGSGESAPAAEVLKEEPSPPAEELPPEDKAPLEPAEVLSAETSVSSESVVPEPIMVPPEDGTPTDSTPTDVTPTDVTPTDATPEDVVPEPINVPPVDVSPKDVAPEDIAPEFAAPEEVTAANVAPEVATEEVTAADVAPEVAATEEVTAADVAPEVAATEEVTAADVAPEAAATEEVTAAHVAPEVAATEEVTAADVAPEVVATEVASPEEVTAADVAPKEVTAADVAPEVAATEEVTAADVAPEVAATEEVTAADVAPEVAATEEVTAADVAPEVVATEVAATEEVTAADVAPEEVTAAEAATTQEVTAADVATEFVATEEVTAADVATEFVATEEVTAANVAPENNLEEAAEETLAVVEQEVAVVEQEVAVAEQEVPTALIEEKVSTAVVEEAGTVASPEPVQSPGGSKEYIVVVLEGTPKEEKRPKVLGVGPMTGRVIPDPEEERTPPSEHRRRVLKVQME